In one Komagataeibacter sp. FNDCR2 genomic region, the following are encoded:
- a CDS encoding DEAD/DEAH box helicase, whose translation MGLDGRVAAALTRMGLSSPSQIQQAVIPAVLSGRDVEARAGTGSGKTVAFAAPLLSALMQGVETDNSRIRCLILSPTRELAGQIAGVLRGLARGSGLRVLQATGGAPRAAQVRTLADGVAIVVGTPGRVTDLARGGEMDLSATTRFVLDEADRMLDPGFAEEMLALAAILPPRHQTLLFSATMPPAMSALAAQLLHRPVRISIEVEHAPAPRIAQYAIFVPMRHKTEATLACLRHYGMQRVMVFVRTRQEADGIARAISTLTPAVAIHGDHSQARRERMLRDFRQGRMGVLVATDVMARGIDIDDISLVINHDIPTMPEAYVHRIGRTARAGRRGVAVALCAPEERHALKEIERLTGQRIRIAPLPE comes from the coding sequence ATGGGGCTGGACGGCCGCGTGGCAGCCGCCCTGACACGCATGGGCCTGTCCAGCCCATCGCAGATCCAGCAGGCGGTCATTCCCGCCGTGCTGTCCGGTCGCGATGTGGAAGCGCGCGCGGGCACCGGCAGCGGCAAGACGGTGGCTTTCGCCGCCCCCCTCCTTTCCGCGCTCATGCAGGGTGTGGAGACGGACAATTCGCGCATCCGCTGCCTTATCCTGTCGCCCACGCGCGAACTGGCGGGGCAGATAGCGGGCGTGCTGCGGGGGCTTGCGCGCGGCAGCGGGCTGCGCGTGCTTCAGGCGACCGGCGGCGCGCCGCGCGCGGCACAGGTCCGGACGCTGGCGGATGGCGTGGCGATCGTGGTGGGCACGCCGGGGCGCGTGACCGACCTTGCGCGCGGGGGTGAGATGGACCTGTCAGCCACCACCCGGTTCGTGCTGGATGAAGCCGACCGCATGCTCGATCCCGGCTTCGCGGAGGAAATGCTCGCCCTCGCCGCCATCCTGCCCCCCCGGCATCAGACCCTGCTGTTTTCCGCCACCATGCCCCCGGCCATGAGCGCGCTTGCGGCGCAACTGCTGCACCGGCCCGTGCGCATCAGTATCGAGGTGGAACACGCGCCCGCGCCCCGCATCGCGCAATACGCCATTTTCGTGCCCATGCGGCACAAGACCGAGGCCACGCTGGCCTGCCTGCGCCATTACGGCATGCAGCGGGTGATGGTGTTCGTGCGCACCCGGCAGGAAGCGGACGGCATCGCGCGCGCCATTTCCACGCTGACCCCGGCCGTGGCCATTCATGGCGACCATTCGCAGGCGCGGCGTGAACGCATGCTGCGCGACTTCCGTCAGGGCCGCATGGGGGTTCTGGTGGCGACCGATGTGATGGCGCGCGGAATCGATATCGATGATATCTCTCTGGTCATCAACCACGACATTCCCACCATGCCCGAAGCCTATGTGCACCGGATCGGCCGCACCGCGCGCGCGGGCCGGCGCGGGGTGGCGGTGGCCCTGTGCGCGCCGGAGGAACGCCACGCGCTGAAGGAAATCGAACGCCTGACGGGCCAGCGCATCCGCATCGCGCCGCTGCCGGAATAA
- a CDS encoding YifB family Mg chelatase-like AAA ATPase: MTDTALASISGFAFSGIEAVPVKIEVQLAVGLPSFLIVGLPDKAVNESRERVRAALSAMGLALPAKRIVVNLVPANLMKEGSHFDLPIALALLMVMGLLPGDLAQRYAALGELSLDGGVNPVCGVLPAAITAAAQSLGLICPADQGVEARWASEEMDILAIRCLPALLNHFRGQQVIEPVELPPRIAPDLTTLPDLADIRGMETGRRALEIAAAGRHSLLMIGPPGAGKSMLAARLPGILPDLTTAEMLEISRIHSIGGLLKDGQPVHRPPFRDPHHSCSPAALSGGGPRARPGEVSLAHRGVLFLDELPEFARSALETLRQPMETGAISIARAAAHVTYPARFQLVAAMNPCKCGYLGDAAQECRKAPRCGEDYQARLSGPLLDRLDMAVHVEPMPLTRIAELHGGESSASVAQRVMAAVERQRARQGAPRNAEAPIDAFRITAQARDFAVQAAEKLRLSARGFTRLLRVGRTIADLSAAQDVERGHIAEALAYRLRRVGVK, from the coding sequence ATGACTGATACGGCGCTTGCATCCATCTCCGGTTTTGCCTTTTCCGGCATCGAAGCCGTTCCTGTCAAAATCGAGGTCCAGCTTGCCGTGGGTCTCCCGTCATTCCTGATCGTCGGCCTGCCGGACAAGGCCGTCAATGAATCGCGTGAGCGCGTGCGCGCGGCCCTGTCCGCCATGGGCCTGGCGCTGCCCGCCAAGCGCATCGTGGTCAATCTGGTGCCCGCCAACCTCATGAAGGAAGGCTCGCATTTCGATCTTCCCATCGCCCTGGCGCTGCTTATGGTCATGGGCCTGTTGCCGGGCGATCTGGCGCAACGTTACGCGGCGCTGGGTGAACTTTCGCTCGATGGTGGCGTCAACCCGGTCTGTGGCGTGCTGCCCGCGGCCATAACGGCGGCGGCCCAGTCGCTGGGGCTGATCTGCCCGGCGGATCAGGGCGTCGAGGCCCGCTGGGCCAGCGAGGAGATGGATATCCTTGCCATCCGCTGCCTGCCCGCGCTCCTGAACCATTTCCGTGGCCAGCAGGTGATCGAGCCGGTTGAACTCCCGCCCCGCATCGCGCCCGACCTGACCACCCTGCCCGATCTGGCGGATATCCGCGGCATGGAAACCGGCCGCCGCGCACTGGAAATCGCGGCGGCCGGACGCCATTCGCTTTTGATGATCGGCCCGCCAGGTGCTGGAAAATCCATGCTGGCCGCACGCCTGCCGGGGATCCTGCCGGACCTGACGACGGCGGAAATGCTGGAAATAAGCCGGATTCACAGCATTGGTGGCCTGCTGAAGGATGGCCAGCCCGTCCACCGGCCACCGTTTCGCGACCCGCACCATTCCTGCAGCCCGGCGGCCCTGAGCGGTGGCGGCCCGCGCGCGCGACCGGGTGAGGTCAGCCTTGCGCATCGGGGCGTGCTGTTTTTGGATGAACTGCCCGAATTCGCCCGCTCCGCGCTGGAAACCCTGCGCCAGCCGATGGAAACCGGTGCCATATCCATCGCCCGCGCCGCCGCCCATGTCACCTACCCTGCCCGCTTCCAGCTTGTTGCCGCCATGAACCCGTGCAAATGCGGCTATCTGGGTGACGCGGCACAGGAATGCCGCAAGGCCCCACGCTGTGGGGAGGATTATCAGGCCCGCCTGTCCGGCCCGCTGCTGGACCGGCTGGACATGGCGGTGCATGTCGAACCCATGCCGCTGACCCGCATCGCGGAACTTCACGGCGGTGAATCCAGCGCCAGCGTGGCGCAACGGGTCATGGCGGCGGTGGAACGCCAGCGTGCACGACAGGGCGCGCCACGCAATGCCGAAGCCCCGATCGACGCCTTTCGCATCACCGCGCAGGCACGGGATTTTGCCGTGCAGGCGGCGGAAAAGCTGCGTCTTTCGGCCCGTGGCTTTACCCGCCTGCTGCGCGTGGGCCGCACCATAGCCGACCTGTCGGCGGCACAGGACGTGGAACGCGGCCATATTGCCGAGGCATTGGCCTACCGCCTGCGCCGTGTGGGTGTAAAATAG
- a CDS encoding succinylglutamate desuccinylase/aspartoacylase family protein: protein MTCGPMDKRLPVRVARPTRFLDRLPPPPPALPRWKIGITPPDLSPWIRGNCGIPGVMHYEGRGPGPHTVCVSLIHGNEFAGAMVLDRLLRERVRPRRGRLSFIFANPEAMHLFDPRDPTRARCVDEDMNRVWSPAMLDGGRNSHELDRARVLLPVILTADRLLDLHSMLWPGDPLLLSGQSGPGRMMARGIRGVGISVADGGHRNGCRLIDHPHFSATATSAAACLLEAGQHWRRETVARAMQAVLSLIGPCCGLPVRAEGPLPRRHMVVTDVVTARTGMFRFVAPFRGGAVLPAGGTLVAHDGNDEIRTPYDHCMLVMPNLRPARGHTAVRFARAVPP from the coding sequence ATGACATGCGGGCCGATGGACAAACGCCTGCCGGTGCGTGTGGCGCGCCCGACCCGTTTCCTTGACCGCCTGCCGCCCCCGCCCCCGGCCCTGCCGCGCTGGAAGATCGGCATCACCCCGCCCGATCTCTCCCCATGGATCAGGGGGAATTGCGGCATCCCCGGCGTCATGCATTACGAGGGACGTGGCCCCGGCCCGCATACCGTATGTGTCAGCCTGATCCACGGCAACGAATTCGCCGGTGCTATGGTGCTGGACAGGTTGCTGCGGGAGCGCGTGCGCCCCCGCCGCGGGCGGCTTTCGTTTATTTTCGCCAATCCGGAAGCGATGCACCTGTTCGATCCCCGCGACCCCACGCGCGCGCGCTGCGTGGATGAGGACATGAACCGTGTCTGGTCCCCCGCCATGCTTGATGGCGGACGGAATTCGCATGAACTCGACCGGGCGCGCGTGCTGCTGCCGGTGATCCTGACGGCGGACAGGCTGCTGGACCTGCATTCCATGCTGTGGCCGGGCGACCCGCTGCTCCTGTCCGGCCAGTCGGGTCCGGGGCGGATGATGGCGCGCGGCATACGCGGGGTTGGCATCAGTGTGGCCGATGGCGGGCACCGGAACGGGTGCAGGCTGATCGACCATCCCCACTTCAGCGCGACCGCGACCTCCGCCGCCGCCTGCCTGCTGGAGGCGGGCCAGCACTGGCGCAGGGAAACCGTCGCCCGCGCCATGCAGGCGGTCCTGTCCCTGATCGGGCCATGCTGCGGGTTGCCGGTCCGGGCCGAAGGGCCGCTCCCGCGGCGGCATATGGTGGTGACGGATGTGGTCACCGCCCGTACGGGCATGTTCCGGTTTGTCGCCCCCTTCCGTGGCGGGGCGGTGCTGCCTGCGGGCGGGACACTGGTGGCCCATGACGGCAATGATGAAATCCGCACGCCTTATGACCACTGCATGCTGGTCATGCCCAACCTCCGCCCCGCGCGCGGGCACACGGCGGTCAGGTTCGCCCGCGCCGTCCCCCCCTGA
- the glyA gene encoding serine hydroxymethyltransferase translates to MSQTDLKQFFRAPLTEADPDVAAIIGAELERQRDGIELIASENMVSAAVMAAQGSVLTNKYAEGYPGRRYYGGCVEVDKVETLAIERVKKMFGAEFANVQPHSGANANQAAFMAMVSPGDTVMGMSLAAGGHLTHGAAPNYSGKWFNAVQYGVRKEDGLLDYEEMERLARAEKPKLIVAGGSAYPRIIDFARFRAIADEVGAYLMVDMAHFAGLVAAGLYPSPIGHAHVVTSTTHKTLRGPRGGLILTNDAALAKKIHSAVFPGLQGGPLMHVIAAKAVAFGEALRPDFRAYQEAVASNARILAETLVGSGFDIVTGGTDCHLLLVDLRPKGVTGRAAERSLERAGITANKNAIPFDPEKPAITSGIRLGSPAATARGFGAAEFREVGLMIDEVLTALAKSGEEGCPTTEQAVHQRVKALCARFPIYA, encoded by the coding sequence ATGAGCCAGACTGACCTGAAGCAGTTTTTCCGCGCCCCACTGACCGAAGCCGACCCCGATGTCGCCGCGATTATCGGCGCGGAACTGGAGCGTCAGCGCGACGGGATCGAACTGATCGCCAGCGAGAACATGGTCTCGGCCGCCGTCATGGCAGCGCAGGGCAGCGTTCTGACCAACAAATACGCCGAAGGCTATCCCGGCCGCCGCTATTATGGTGGCTGCGTGGAAGTGGACAAGGTCGAGACCCTTGCCATCGAGCGCGTGAAGAAGATGTTCGGCGCCGAATTCGCCAACGTGCAGCCCCATTCCGGCGCCAACGCCAATCAGGCGGCCTTCATGGCCATGGTCAGCCCCGGTGATACGGTGATGGGCATGAGCCTTGCCGCCGGTGGCCACCTGACCCATGGCGCGGCCCCCAATTATTCGGGCAAGTGGTTCAACGCGGTCCAGTACGGCGTGCGGAAGGAAGACGGCCTGCTGGACTATGAGGAAATGGAGCGCCTGGCCCGCGCCGAGAAGCCGAAGCTGATCGTGGCAGGGGGCTCGGCCTATCCCCGCATCATCGACTTCGCGCGCTTCCGCGCCATTGCCGATGAGGTCGGGGCCTACCTGATGGTCGACATGGCCCATTTCGCCGGGCTGGTGGCCGCGGGGCTGTATCCTTCGCCCATCGGGCATGCCCATGTCGTGACCTCCACCACGCACAAGACCCTGCGCGGGCCGCGTGGCGGGCTGATCCTGACCAATGACGCGGCTCTGGCCAAAAAGATCCATTCCGCCGTATTCCCCGGCCTGCAGGGCGGTCCGCTCATGCATGTGATCGCCGCCAAGGCCGTCGCGTTCGGTGAGGCCCTGCGCCCCGACTTCCGCGCCTATCAGGAAGCCGTGGCCAGCAATGCCCGTATCCTGGCCGAAACGCTGGTCGGCAGCGGTTTTGACATCGTGACCGGCGGGACGGACTGCCATCTTCTGCTGGTTGACCTGCGGCCCAAGGGCGTGACGGGCCGCGCGGCCGAGCGCAGCCTTGAGCGCGCGGGGATCACCGCCAACAAGAACGCCATTCCCTTCGACCCCGAAAAGCCCGCCATCACATCAGGCATCCGTCTGGGCAGCCCGGCGGCGACGGCGCGCGGCTTTGGCGCGGCAGAGTTCAGGGAAGTCGGTCTCATGATCGACGAAGTGCTGACCGCGCTCGCCAAAAGCGGTGAGGAAGGCTGCCCCACCACCGAGCAGGCCGTCCACCAGCGTGTCAAGGCGCTGTGCGCGCGCTTCCCCATCTACGCCTGA
- a CDS encoding arginyltransferase, with protein MTYTSPRHPQLFYTTAPMPCPYLPGHMERKVVTEIGGLEAASFHNRLSRAGFRRSHTIAYAPVCANCTACTPIRLPVERFSPSRTQQRVWRRNAGLHGFPVPPRATPEQFRLFSAYQHTRHDGGDMASMTFPGYRAMIEDTPVETFMIEFRDDNGSLACVALVDQLDDGLSAVYDFYDPTLQRQSLGTFAVMHLVEYTRSLGLPYLYLGYWISESRKMAYKARFRPAQIMTRGVWHDLDLTEYGRNQARQSAFLPDGLFPAPQ; from the coding sequence ATGACATATACATCGCCACGGCATCCGCAGCTATTCTATACCACCGCGCCCATGCCCTGCCCCTACCTGCCGGGGCATATGGAACGCAAGGTCGTGACCGAAATCGGTGGCCTGGAAGCCGCGTCGTTCCACAACCGCCTCTCACGCGCGGGGTTCCGCCGCAGCCACACCATTGCCTATGCCCCGGTCTGCGCCAACTGCACGGCCTGCACGCCCATCCGCCTGCCGGTGGAGCGATTCAGCCCCAGCCGCACGCAGCAGCGCGTCTGGCGCCGCAATGCCGGGCTGCATGGCTTTCCCGTCCCCCCGCGCGCCACGCCGGAACAGTTCAGGCTGTTCAGCGCCTACCAGCACACCCGCCATGATGGCGGCGACATGGCCTCCATGACCTTTCCCGGTTACCGGGCGATGATCGAGGATACGCCGGTCGAAACCTTCATGATCGAGTTCCGCGACGATAACGGCAGCCTTGCCTGCGTCGCGCTGGTGGACCAGCTTGATGACGGGCTTTCCGCCGTTTACGATTTCTATGACCCGACATTGCAGCGCCAGTCTCTGGGCACGTTCGCCGTCATGCATCTGGTCGAATATACACGCTCGCTGGGCCTGCCCTATCTGTACCTGGGCTACTGGATCAGTGAAAGCCGGAAGATGGCCTACAAGGCGCGTTTCCGCCCCGCCCAGATCATGACACGCGGTGTGTGGCATGACCTGGATCTGACGGAGTACGGCAGGAATCAGGCCCGCCAGAGCGCTTTTCTACCCGATGGACTGTTCCCCGCGCCGCAGTAA
- a CDS encoding mitochondrial fission ELM1 family protein — protein MTHPSGPAAVIAADLAGMRSQTFGLARRVGLEPHLHALVPKGIWRHVPAAWWPAPLRAVRPLDLPADYRDHPVISIGGGGGAVGAALKRRGARVIQVQNPRLSPARFDLVIANRHDRIGGPNVILTRTALHGVTPHLLEQARREWAPALAHLPRPLVAVLVGGGNGRFRLGRAEGAALAAGLATMMRRDRVGLALTPSRRTDPAVSAELHHALAGLGAWVWDQTGLNPYLGLLACADAIVVTMDSVSMVSEAVATSAPVMVASLPGRSRRIGHFLHDLTQAGRIRPFAGRLETWPVMPLDDTEIAAQAVRRCLGLA, from the coding sequence ATGACCCACCCTTCAGGCCCCGCGGCCGTCATCGCGGCAGACCTTGCCGGCATGCGCTCCCAGACCTTCGGGCTGGCCCGCCGCGTCGGGCTGGAACCCCATCTGCACGCGCTGGTTCCCAAAGGGATATGGCGGCATGTGCCCGCCGCCTGGTGGCCCGCGCCGTTGCGGGCGGTGCGGCCGCTGGACCTGCCCGCCGATTACCGCGACCACCCCGTCATCAGCATCGGCGGCGGCGGGGGCGCGGTGGGGGCGGCGCTGAAGCGGCGGGGCGCGCGGGTGATACAGGTGCAGAACCCACGCCTGTCGCCCGCGCGGTTTGATCTGGTCATCGCCAACCGGCATGACCGGATTGGTGGCCCCAATGTCATCCTGACCCGTACCGCGCTGCATGGCGTAACCCCGCACCTGCTTGAACAGGCCCGGCGGGAATGGGCGCCTGCTCTTGCCCATCTGCCACGCCCGCTGGTGGCGGTGCTTGTGGGTGGGGGCAATGGGCGTTTTCGGCTGGGCCGGGCGGAGGGGGCAGCGCTTGCCGCCGGGCTGGCCACCATGATGCGCCGCGACCGCGTGGGGCTGGCCCTGACGCCTTCACGCCGGACCGACCCGGCGGTCAGCGCCGAACTGCACCATGCGCTGGCGGGGCTGGGGGCATGGGTATGGGACCAGACCGGCCTCAACCCCTATCTCGGCCTGCTGGCCTGCGCGGATGCGATCGTGGTGACGATGGACAGCGTTTCCATGGTGTCGGAAGCCGTGGCGACGTCCGCCCCGGTCATGGTGGCGTCACTGCCGGGCCGGTCGCGGCGCATCGGGCATTTCCTGCATGACCTGACACAGGCGGGCCGCATCCGGCCCTTTGCCGGGCGGCTGGAGACATGGCCGGTCATGCCGCTGGATGATACCGAAATCGCGGCACAGGCGGTGCGGCGGTGCCTTGGCCTTGCGTAA
- a CDS encoding amino acid permease: MSANGTTGLARALLRRLPVTAPAEDTGLKRVLGAGSLMALGVGATIGAGLFSLTGIAAGSNAGPAVVISFALAAVACAFAGLCYGELAGMLPSAGSAYVYAYATLGELAGWVIGWDLVLEYTVGASAVSVSWARYMRSLLDGWGIHLPPRLMASPFEVVGLHDGVPVHGLANLPAVFIIMALSLLLMRGISESARMNAVVVVIKLTVIAAVIGCGLPYIRVENYTPFIPPNTGTFGQYGVSGILRAAGTVFFAYLGFDAVSTVAQETRNPGRDMPIGLMGSLAICTGVYIAFSFVLTGLVNYHDMIGDAAPVATAIDHTPFGWLKPLVKLGVICGFLSVILVMLLGQSRIFFAMARDGLLPPLFGRVHAGWGTPVACHLFFMATTGVLAAFLPIEQLAHMTSIGTLLAFVIVCVGVMVLRVREPDRPRVFRVPGGMVIPVAGIVSCLVMMVSLDGLTWLRLVGWLAVGMVVYATYGLRHSRLGRIIPAMRREP, translated from the coding sequence ATGAGCGCAAACGGAACCACGGGCCTTGCGCGCGCATTGCTGCGCAGGCTGCCCGTCACCGCCCCGGCGGAGGATACCGGGCTGAAGCGCGTGCTGGGCGCGGGCAGTCTCATGGCGCTGGGGGTGGGGGCGACGATCGGGGCCGGGCTGTTCTCGCTTACGGGCATCGCGGCGGGCAGCAATGCCGGTCCCGCCGTGGTCATATCCTTCGCGCTGGCCGCCGTGGCGTGCGCGTTCGCCGGGCTGTGCTATGGCGAGCTGGCGGGAATGCTGCCATCGGCGGGCAGCGCCTATGTCTATGCCTACGCCACGCTGGGTGAACTGGCGGGCTGGGTCATCGGCTGGGATCTGGTGCTGGAATACACGGTGGGCGCATCGGCGGTGTCGGTAAGCTGGGCGCGCTACATGCGCTCCCTGCTTGATGGATGGGGCATCCACCTCCCGCCCCGGCTCATGGCCTCCCCCTTCGAGGTGGTGGGCCTGCACGATGGCGTGCCCGTGCACGGGCTGGCCAACCTGCCCGCCGTGTTCATCATCATGGCGCTGTCGCTGCTGCTCATGCGCGGCATTTCGGAATCGGCGCGGATGAACGCGGTTGTCGTCGTGATCAAGCTTACGGTCATCGCCGCCGTCATCGGGTGTGGCCTGCCCTATATCAGGGTGGAAAACTATACCCCCTTCATCCCGCCCAATACGGGCACGTTCGGGCAGTATGGCGTCTCGGGCATCCTGCGCGCGGCGGGGACGGTGTTCTTCGCCTATCTGGGGTTTGACGCGGTCTCGACCGTGGCGCAGGAAACCCGCAATCCGGGCCGGGACATGCCCATCGGCCTCATGGGCAGCCTTGCGATCTGCACGGGGGTCTATATCGCCTTTTCCTTCGTGCTGACGGGACTGGTCAACTATCATGACATGATCGGCGACGCCGCCCCCGTGGCCACCGCCATCGACCATACGCCCTTTGGCTGGCTGAAGCCCCTGGTCAAGCTGGGGGTCATATGCGGGTTCCTGTCGGTCATCCTGGTGATGCTGCTGGGGCAGAGCCGGATTTTCTTCGCCATGGCGCGCGACGGGCTGCTGCCGCCCCTGTTCGGTCGCGTCCATGCGGGCTGGGGCACGCCGGTTGCGTGTCACCTGTTCTTCATGGCGACAACCGGCGTGCTGGCCGCCTTCCTGCCCATCGAACAACTGGCGCATATGACATCCATCGGCACGCTGCTCGCCTTTGTCATTGTCTGCGTGGGCGTGATGGTGCTGCGCGTGCGCGAACCCGACCGCCCACGCGTGTTCCGCGTGCCGGGCGGCATGGTCATTCCCGTCGCGGGTATCGTGAGCTGCCTTGTCATGATGGTCTCGCTCGACGGGCTGACCTGGCTGCGGCTGGTGGGGTGGCTGGCGGTGGGCATGGTGGTCTATGCCACCTACGGCCTGCGGCACAGCCGGCTGGGCCGGATCATACCTGCCATGCGGCGCGAACCCTGA
- the hemB gene encoding porphobilinogen synthase, with amino-acid sequence MSIGQFPHVRLRRNRHDRFTRRLVSENTLSTDNLIWPVFVTEGTDSITDVASMPGVRRVSLDRLAAHVEPAARLDIPAIALFPITPTELRDESGTEATNPDNLMCRAARLLKTEFPEIGLIGDVALDPYTSHGHDGLIEDDYVINDPSVDILVTQAVNQAAAGIDIIAPSDMMDGRVRAIRTALDTDGLTNTRIMSYAAKYASAFYGPFRDALGSGGLLKGDKKTYQMDPANSDEALREVALDLQEGADMVMVKPGMPYLDVIQRVRQTFSVPTFAYQVSGEYAMLMAAIQNGWLDRERAIMESLMSFRRAGANGVLTYFAPEAARLLRA; translated from the coding sequence ATGAGCATCGGTCAGTTTCCCCATGTACGGCTGCGGCGTAACCGGCACGACCGGTTCACCCGGCGGCTGGTATCCGAAAATACGCTTTCGACCGATAACCTGATCTGGCCCGTTTTCGTGACCGAGGGCACGGACTCGATTACCGACGTGGCCTCCATGCCCGGCGTGCGGCGCGTCAGTCTCGACCGGCTGGCGGCGCATGTGGAACCGGCCGCCCGGCTCGATATTCCCGCCATCGCCCTGTTCCCCATAACCCCCACCGAACTACGTGATGAAAGTGGCACGGAAGCCACCAATCCCGACAACCTCATGTGCCGCGCGGCCCGCCTGCTGAAAACGGAATTTCCTGAAATCGGCCTGATCGGTGACGTCGCCCTCGACCCCTATACCAGCCATGGCCATGACGGGCTGATCGAGGATGATTACGTGATCAATGACCCGTCCGTCGATATTCTGGTCACGCAGGCCGTGAACCAGGCGGCGGCGGGAATCGACATCATCGCGCCATCCGACATGATGGACGGGCGCGTGCGCGCCATCCGCACGGCACTCGACACCGATGGCCTGACCAACACCCGCATCATGTCCTACGCCGCCAAATACGCCAGCGCCTTCTACGGTCCGTTCCGTGACGCGCTGGGATCGGGCGGCTTGCTGAAGGGCGACAAGAAAACCTACCAGATGGACCCCGCCAACAGCGACGAGGCCCTGCGCGAGGTCGCCCTTGACCTGCAGGAAGGGGCCGACATGGTCATGGTCAAGCCCGGCATGCCGTATCTCGATGTAATCCAGCGCGTGCGGCAGACATTCTCGGTCCCGACCTTCGCCTATCAGGTCTCGGGGGAATACGCGATGCTCATGGCCGCCATCCAGAATGGCTGGCTGGACCGGGAGCGCGCCATCATGGAAAGCCTCATGTCCTTCCGCCGCGCGGGCGCCAATGGCGTGCTGACCTATTTCGCCCCCGAGGCGGCGCGCCTGCTACGCGCGTGA